One Novosphingobium sp. EMRT-2 DNA segment encodes these proteins:
- a CDS encoding terminase large subunit: MESRNYPEIAQRYAREVTRGKIPACKSIRLQCQRFLDELKAQRSKDFPHRFDADQASRVCKFIERLPHSKGKWARSKETIRLEPWQIWILCCTFGWLRKRDGLRRFRVLFVVVPRKNGKSALSAGIGLYMLCADNEFGAEVYSGATNEKQAWEVFGPARLMAQRTPALLQRFGIEVNAKNLTRVQDNSKFETIVGDPGDGQSPSCSIHDEYHEHADDGQVDCMQTGMGARDQPLQVLITTAGDNLAGPCYARIDEERRKLAGIGHDEKTTGQRAALGLGAGPPLDDETFFVEYTIDEDDDWRSEAALRKANPNYDVSVSADFLKARQRDAISTPRKVGVFKTKHLNLWVAAKAAYFDVEAWRKCRDPDIPVRAIDAIELERLRGRRCIASLDLASKVDIAALELLFPPIAAKPSIDDPYIRIGFYFVPSETVLKVEAYQGWDAQSLLNVTDGNIIDYDEILEVLRQVRGMFQLEQVAYDPHQATYMVTTMVKEGFPVLEYRPIVLNFSEPMKELDALTKAGTIAHAGCPVMEWQINNVVAQPDAKDNVYPRKPRDTAKIDNPVALIAAIGVAIAKEEEAVPTSPWDDPNFSLTGQN, encoded by the coding sequence GTGGAGAGCCGCAACTATCCCGAGATCGCGCAGCGCTATGCGCGCGAGGTAACGCGGGGGAAGATACCGGCCTGCAAGTCGATCCGGCTGCAATGCCAGCGGTTCCTGGACGAGCTGAAGGCGCAGCGGAGCAAGGACTTCCCGCACCGGTTCGATGCGGACCAGGCATCGCGCGTTTGCAAGTTCATCGAACGCCTGCCGCACTCGAAGGGCAAATGGGCGCGATCGAAGGAGACAATCCGGCTCGAGCCGTGGCAGATCTGGATCCTGTGCTGCACGTTCGGCTGGCTTCGCAAGCGCGACGGGCTCCGCCGATTCCGCGTGCTGTTCGTGGTCGTGCCGCGCAAGAACGGCAAGTCTGCGCTGTCCGCCGGCATCGGCCTTTACATGCTGTGCGCCGACAACGAGTTCGGCGCCGAGGTCTATTCCGGGGCGACCAACGAAAAGCAGGCGTGGGAGGTGTTCGGCCCGGCCCGCCTGATGGCGCAGCGCACACCGGCGCTGCTCCAGCGGTTCGGGATCGAGGTCAACGCCAAGAACCTCACCCGGGTCCAGGACAACAGCAAGTTCGAGACGATCGTCGGCGATCCGGGCGACGGACAAAGCCCGAGCTGCTCGATCCACGACGAATATCACGAGCACGCGGACGACGGGCAGGTCGACTGCATGCAGACCGGCATGGGCGCGCGCGATCAGCCCCTGCAGGTGCTGATCACCACCGCCGGCGATAACCTTGCCGGACCCTGTTACGCGCGGATCGACGAAGAGCGGCGCAAGCTGGCCGGCATCGGCCACGATGAAAAGACTACCGGCCAGCGCGCGGCGCTTGGCCTTGGGGCTGGCCCGCCGCTGGATGACGAGACGTTCTTCGTCGAATACACGATCGACGAGGACGACGACTGGCGATCGGAGGCCGCGCTCCGCAAGGCCAATCCGAATTACGACGTTTCTGTTTCGGCCGACTTCCTGAAGGCGCGGCAGCGCGATGCGATATCGACCCCGCGCAAGGTCGGCGTCTTCAAGACGAAGCACCTGAACCTGTGGGTTGCGGCAAAGGCGGCCTACTTCGATGTCGAAGCATGGAGGAAGTGCCGCGATCCGGACATTCCGGTGCGCGCGATCGACGCGATCGAGCTGGAGCGCCTACGCGGCCGGCGGTGCATCGCCAGCCTGGACCTTGCCAGCAAGGTCGACATCGCCGCGCTGGAGCTGCTCTTCCCGCCGATCGCGGCGAAGCCGTCGATCGACGATCCGTACATCCGGATCGGGTTCTATTTCGTGCCGTCGGAAACGGTGCTGAAGGTCGAAGCCTATCAGGGCTGGGATGCGCAGAGCCTGCTGAACGTCACCGATGGCAACATCATCGATTACGACGAGATCCTGGAAGTGCTGCGCCAGGTGCGCGGCATGTTCCAGCTCGAGCAGGTGGCATACGACCCGCACCAGGCCACCTACATGGTGACCACGATGGTGAAGGAGGGCTTCCCGGTCCTCGAGTACCGCCCGATCGTGCTGAACTTCAGCGAGCCGATGAAAGAGCTCGACGCACTGACAAAGGCCGGAACGATCGCGCACGCTGGCTGCCCGGTGATGGAGTGGCAGATCAACAACGTCGTCGCGCAGCCCGACGCGAAGGACAACGTCTATCCGCGCAAGCCGCGCGACACCGCCAAGATCGACAATCCCGTAGCGCTGATCGCCGCGATCGGCGTGGCGATCGCCAAGGAGGAGGAAGCAGTGCCGACCTCTCCCTGGGACGATCCCAACTTCAGCCTGACAGGTCAGAATTGA